Genomic window (Nymphaea colorata isolate Beijing-Zhang1983 chromosome 1, ASM883128v2, whole genome shotgun sequence):
CTCCAACAGAAGTCAACATGTCTTTTATGGGACAAAGGAGGATAAAGTACATTTATTGTTTTGAATACATCGAGCAAACGAGAAGGAAACTTCTATCAATTTGAAGGACAATTCCATGCCAGTAAATGTATATACTTGTATTGCATCTCAGCTGACAAAGCAAACCTTCAAAAGTATATGATCGTTTTTCCTTCTGAAATTTCATATCACAAACAATACATTTGACTTTGCGGTAGTATGGCTTTGAGTATAATGCATTCTTTTGTGCAATCAATGTTCTTCAATCTTCTTCAGCCCCTTCATGTCAGTTGTCTCCACCCTGAaagaaattgtaaacaaaagttATACGTTGCTTAACTATGATTCTCGAAAAGACCAATAGACAGCATGTGGTCAATAATATCAGTTCAATAAACACAAGATGGCCACTTTCATCAAGCAACACATTGTTAAATCTGAATTGTGAGCAACGAATATTTAGTGATCATGTGAATAGATCTGACAGAGAAATACAGGCCACATTTCTTTTCCTAGGATCTGTAATGAATGATGATATACCATAAACATTTCAAGAGGTCCAATTAgtaaaattttttccaaaaaaatcatttcataaCAGCTCAATGAAAGGAAATTTCAAGAACCCAAGGATCTGTCCTAGTCCAAATAGCTTCAAGAAATTAAATATGCTTTTATTTTATCCAAATAGCTTCAAGAAATTAAATATGCTTTTATTTTACTAGTGGATAACGCAGCACATCCACATTCATGAGAACACCAGTAGATATGGATATCCCAGCAATCTGACTCATAGCTCCAATTCTGCATAAATGTAGCTTTAAAACATCAAACTTATAAAACCACATCCTAACCAATGGACATCGCCCATCTGTATAAATCAGTTATGTATACAATTTTACCATTTAGGCCCATCAGAATATCATTTTATCCTTCACCGCTTTGTGTTTTAATTAGCAAGCTGTGAGACATGTTTACCATTTAGGCTTCTGatattgaaatttaaatatttaaacaagcatagatatttatattttcatattcaCACTACCTAAAATACCAATATaattctatgtcacataggtacgagtacgggtgcgggtacgggtgccggtgctggtacggaccatttttaaaaaacttgggtacgggggtacggccgtacacacacatgtatatatgtcaaaaaatttcaaataagatAACATATTCACACCTAGCAAAAGAGCCGCAACACAAAACCAATAGAAAAATGGATCATTCCAAATAGAAGAAACCTCTCACGAAATGATATATCACACCAATAACTAGGGAAGGCGCAGAGATGATAAATCTGCAAGAGGAAACTCAAACCGGTTGCCAAACACATTTATCAAGTATCAACACATTGAATAATTCCAAAGCTGGAACAGAACATCGATAAtagacacaaaaacaaaaactataaTCGacaatagaaaatagaaactaaaACCATAATGAGGAACAAAGGGAACAGAAAAAACAGACGTCTGTCATCGCTGGTCGTCGCCAGCCTAGGGGTGGAACCAAACATCGATAAtacacacaaaaacaaaaactagaaccaaaaatagaaaatagaaactaaaACCATAATGAGGAACAAAGGGAACAGAAAAAACAGACACAAGGTCGCTGTTTCCGTCGCCGGTCGTGGCCAgcggcgaaggcaggggtggagccgatgaaaatgaaaagaaaaaggacataaacaaaaaattactgtGACTGTTCGCCTCCTGCCATCGCCGATCGCCGGCTGCCGTCGCCGGTCGCCGCTGTCGTCACTCAGTGAGAAGAGAACAGAGAAACCCTTaaatgaaaacatgttttaagggTTTTGAACTTTcgtttttttaacgttaaaatgattttaaatgataaaatctAATAatcgttaaaattaaaaaatgacacatttggactcagtcaaagttgaccgtgtccaaaaaaggtcaaaaatgaccttCGGTGCGTTGACtgtacccggtacggtcaatgCAGCACCTTAGGCATACCGAGTGGCGTAACCGTACCgataccggtgtcgtaccggtaccataCAGGTACTCCTCCTTTGTGTGActtagaatataaaaaatattctGCAACAGAGATCCAAATCCTAATAATATGCATTTGCTGCCTCTTTAACTCCAACACTTTCTAGTGGAAGATGAGCCAGTGCAGTGAAGAATCCACAACCTTCGTGAAGGAGCAAAACATTCATTAATTGCATATTGCATCACGACGcgttgcaaaaccaaaaaagcaGAACAACGTCCATAGGACCCACTTCATTACGTTGAATTCCTTTTTTCATCTATGCTAGTAGTTACTAAATTTAGGTAACTATCCATAGCTAAAGATTTGAAAACTATTATTTTGCCCCATCTCATGATTTCAGTCACATCAGTTGGACAGcctctcaagtctcaacctccTCAACATTGAGCCTTGCAAGCTATACAATTTCTGCTAAATTGGTCCCATCTTCAAGGTGATCAAAGACATGATTAAACCATTTCACTGTAGAATCAATCTTTGAACTGATCTTGCCTGAGGCAGCAGACATTCAGGAACTGGATCATTCATTTTCCAGGCTAACataaaattatacaaaaaaatgtattcatgaaaaaacTACCACATCAAGTCTATGATTatctagaaaaattaaaaattatcacccagtgaaagaaaaaaaacaaatgaaagagaaaCAGTACTCTTCTAACCAACTAATCCAAGATCTCTCATCTCTTTATGGATGAGGTTTTCCACAAATACGAACCAGAAACTTGCCAGGTCAATAAGCATCCATTCCAACAAGCAGAACATCCCTCCCTAACTTGATCTGAAGCATCTattcttctcctctttcctATTGTGTCAAGATGCCAACCCTCATTATGCCATATTTCCCATCTCCAATTCCTTCAAGCATCTTATTTTTACAATAGCATATTATGATCAAATATCAGAAGAGACATCATAACATGATCAAAACATCATAATTTTAATCCAGTTATCAAACAATGTATGTACATCCCTCAGATTTGGGATCTTAAGAATATGGAGATTCCTTTCCAACCTTGACCCACCCCTTTTCCCTGGAACCAGAATAAAAGTCAGTAGGTCTGAGGGAGAGTTAGCTTATAAAGAGGATTCCATGTAATCAAAACTGAGATACTTTAATTGGATGAAGCCTTGGACAGTTGGATGATTGGATCCTAGCTCTGAGGCATGTATAAATAGATATCGTTAGGATCCATGGCTTTCAAGCACCCCAGGCATCAACATACTCAATCATGACAAAACGCCAACTAGGCTCTCCAGACATGAGTATATGCAACAGATTATATTTCCATCATGTACATGTATTCAGACAGAATAGCTAACTCATAGTTATTCCTTATAAAACAGGATCCATAGAATAAAAAGATTCATACACCTGCAGAAACACCTGGAAGGATAAACTTTCTTGTGGGAAACCTGGAAAGGTTACAGGCtagaaaaaattcattttttcaaacAGCCAACACTAAACTTGAGCTGAGATAGAGATCACAATTATGTATTCTTTATTTGCCCATGCATACTACAATGAAGCCTAAGAAAAGGCCAACAACAGCCACAACCAAATAGCAGAATGGGACCTATGATAGCTTAATGGCCACAACTTCACTGCCCTTAAAAATGGAGTAAAGGAAAACATTCATGATCAAATATGACAGCTCTGATGGCCAAAACTTCCAAAGTGGAGCCTAGGAAAACGTATATAATCAAATAATCTGATAGGATGTAATCGTGACACAACAAGATGTccttgaggaaaaaaaaagaaataagataaCTCAAAAATGAAGCAGTACATTTCATACccgtcttttttcttttctgccaaGCAATTTTTATTAGGATGTGCAGTCACAGGTGTTAGAGGTCAAATACTTAAAATAGTATTACAGAAGAACTGaaaatacaaaaggaaccagaaaagaccaaaaaagtaATACGCATCAACCAAAAAATAGACCAGATTTATGAAGGAGTTCAAGAAGAAGCATTACAAACTAAAAGcaggaaaaacataaaaaactcaCGTTGTCCCAATGAGTACaagcttttgaattttggtgATGTCTGCATCAGACTGGTTATTCTCGACAAAAATCGTCAAGCTGAAACACGCAATTTAAATTAGCCTATCACTTCTATTCAAGTAACGCCACAAAATCACCAACAAAATGTTTTATCATTGGCCATAGATAATCCTTACCTGCGTACATTCTGAAACTTGACATATTTTAAGGTAACAGGTTTTCcctggaaaagaaaatgcaaaaagaaataAGGCTACAAATAAAGATTATAAAAAAcacaataatgaaaaaaatacttcCATTCATAACTCGACACCATTTTGTGAGTGATGAAAGTCTCTATGTTAAACTAAAATAATACCAAGCCTTCCATGCCATCTTACTTTAAGATTATCTGGCGACAATATGGCTGAGTCACTGGCAGGAAAGTCATTGACATTGCTGCAGAAAATCGAACATGTTGTCAATTCACATCCAATAATGTAGGAATCTATCACATGCGATAGTCATATAGCTGTATCCTGATTACCATGTCAAGAAGCACCACTCACCTGAAGCCCATGTTTTCCTTGTTTACAAAGAGCTTTACCACTCTGGGACCTGTTCATCCAAAACATAAGGTCTGtcttaaaacaaaataattcacCTGAAACTCTAACACAAGTATAAAGGAAAAGAGCAACTGAAATCTATCTAATTTCTGTTCCATATGCTAGATTTTGATGGAGAATAAACAATATTTCATcatgttaaatttttaatcaCAACTCTCGTAGGATATGACAagtgaagaataaaaaaaaaagacaaaaagtcaAAAAGCACCAGCAAGACAACTTCATGGATTTGATGCAAGAACTGAAACACAAAGACTTCTAGTTACAATATCTAGCAAAATAGTAAATCAAGTTGCATTGACTTAGTAGCTTTGCCACCTAGCTATGTAAGCATAATCCATGTGAACGCAGATACACCACAGACATAATTATTGCCTTAACTGTTCATATGTTTTATGCTCTTCTAGCTGCTATCAGCTTCACCATATGCTAATCATTTCCCCAACATCCAGAAGATCTTTTTATCTGGAGATCAGATCTGTCTCTGACTCCATCAAAACTTTGAAATGTCACTAGGAACATCAATTGGTGTGTTTGAAAATGTCAACACTCTCACCACTAGATCCGAATATTCAGCGATGTACCCAAACTGAAAAGTGGTGTAATAGTATTGGCACAAGTTCCTTTTAAATCGATCACACCATAACAACACATAAGAacaattttgaacaaaaaaagcaAGATAATAGCAGAATAATCGGAGCAACTGAACCAGCAGCAATTTCTTACTCAAAGCTTTTAATTCTGAAACTTAAGATTACTGTGGTGCTCTTCAACCAGAGAGCAGAGACTTTGTTATTTATGCTCTTAGAAACATAAGACACTTGAAAACTGACGATGAGCTTGGAAAAGATTGACATCAAACGGGCTTCAAAATTTTTAACCCATGTTCTAAATATCCTTAAATGCAACCAAGCATTCATTCTTAAACGTCCTATTCCCTTTCAAAAGAGTTACATGCAGCTGGTAATAGTTACCAGACATAAGTCGATACGGGTACACCCCACATTCCTGGCCGGTACGGCTCCATAGAGCAACTAATGTTCGAAAGTATAGAACGAAAAAGACAATGATCGATCACCCAGCATTCTTATGGGTCAAATATTCATGAAGTAGGAGAATACAAACACAACACTCAGTCTTTCCCACATTCATACCGACTTCACCAAGCTATTACGATTAGACCAAGAATTAAATTGGTAGATGAGAACCCAAACCAGATTTCAGTTATCAGAAAGTACATTCCCTGAAATAGTCAAGGGTGCAAGGGAAAATGCTAGGAGATTGAAAATCATTTCTCATTCAAAAGACATAGCTCTGGTAGAAAGAGATCCTGTGATTTAAAGGAACCCGAGTATATTCTAAACATGGAAGATGAGAACAACTACTCGAGAATCCTGTCTTCGTAAGAGCATCACAAAATCAATTAATCCATCTGCTGACCACCACTATCCCCATTATCAAATGGGCAAAAACTGACCCAAACAACAAAAGGTAATTAATGGAAAACACAATATAGATGGTACAGAAAGGGAACATAATTCTAATTGGGCAACAAACAACGTGCTAAACAAAAAGGAGACTCAGATCCCCTACCGTCCTCTTCTGGCCCTTTGATAACAATGGAATGCAATTTTATGACTTGTTTGAAGGGGATGTAAATCAGAAGCTGCTCGTCTGCGTCGCTCTCCAGATATAACTCATCAGCCTCCCTGTATTCCTGCCACCCGATATCgggaaaacaaacaaataaccaaaacacGCGAAACACCccataagagagagagtgggagagagagaacttgtttGAGGGCATTGACTAGAGAGCGGGAGGTATTCTGATTCAGGCATTCGACGCCACTCCAATCGACGAAATCCAACAAATCAACCTACAGAAATGAGAGAATAAacttcagagagagagaaagagagagcgattTGTAGCAaacaagaggagaagaagacaGTCACCTGGCTCTTTTGGGATGCAGTGGTGGCCTCGACGGACAtggtgggagagggagaaggcagcacagagagagagagagaatcttttCCCTCGCTTTTCTGCCGCCCACAAACGTGACGTGCTTTTCTATTGCCCCAAACGCAAATTTGCGAGTCCCTTGCTCCTACACGAATTTTCACTGGCCAAAGCTACTCGGATATGGTCCCTAAATCCATTTCTATGTACCAGATCCAGATCCGACTAAGAAAACTGCACCGGTGTTCGGAACAACGGGTACTAAGCTCGTtcccaatttttcttctttttcacggggaaaacagaaaagtttttttttacttatttttgttaaaacaatTTGAGCGTATAACATACATAAGAATACAATTATTGATGCAGGAATCCTACAAAACATTCAGTTGCATTAATATTTCAATAGAAATATGTTGTTTTTAGCATCAATGATACTTTTAGTTTTATTCGAGTATCTTCTCCGTTATATTGTCCATTTGCAAATTGCATTGGATCATGAAATTTCTAAGCATGAAGATACTGGATGGGATTGCAAGGACACAAACTTCTTCGAAATCCGGATTGTCTTGCCGATCCACTAAAAGAGACAGCAGTGCTCGTTTGTGCCAGTGGAAAACCAGTTTTCAGTTGCATGCAACGTCTGGATATTAGATTTGTCATACCTACCGAAACCGAAATTCTTTGCAAGTGAACTTTAGTCTCTACAAATGTTTGAAAACTCCAATCTAAATGGTTAGAGAATGGAAATGGAGTCGATGTAGAACTGTAAATCTCAATAACCCTATGAAGAAGAAGTTAAAATGCCTAGATCTCTATTACTATCTTTATTCTATCGAGTGTCGATCAAAGTCTTCAATGCTTTTACTATAATTTGAAATGCCAATTAAGCTATTTTAACAACCCTATAATGAGTATATGTGTAGTTTCTATTGCACAGCACATAAGATGCTGAGCAACCAATTTACGTTTGACTGTAAATGAAGACGAACCTATCGACGACGGTCAGATCATTCTCTTACACAACTCTTGGTAGTCGGTAAACTGATGGAAATGCAAGAACATGGAGATGAAATGAATGGACACCCAGTTCCTTTCTTAGTCAGCTAGCAATGAATATCATGTATGCTACAGTCTTGTCAAAGTAGCACCATGATCATATTTTATAAAGGAAACAAATGGCCCATATGACATTTGACATTGCTGTGGAGAAAGTGGGAACACTATGTAATATGACTATATGACCTGGTTCTTTCCCATTCTTttgacttttaat
Coding sequences:
- the LOC116259116 gene encoding PITH domain-containing protein At3g04780, yielding MSVEATTASQKSQVDLLDFVDWSGVECLNQNTSRSLVNALKQEYREADELYLESDADEQLLIYIPFKQVIKLHSIVIKGPEEDGPRVVKLFVNKENMGFSNVNDFPASDSAILSPDNLKGKPVTLKYVKFQNVRSLTIFVENNQSDADITKIQKLVLIGTTVETTDMKGLKKIEEH